The Brachyhypopomus gauderio isolate BG-103 chromosome 1, BGAUD_0.2, whole genome shotgun sequence genome includes a window with the following:
- the rad54l2 gene encoding helicase ARIP4 isoform X4: MSDKAISESDPEPSLNSEEEEEEDMGDEGKMENEADDDDDGDDDDDDDDDDDDNGNDAATADQSEGVEVEYHSSDSTPATPQQTSSRPPSQPQSQASSRSTSRPSTPRESRGASATGSSPERSTLKRKSKKKKSSKPSKPAHLRRNIRKLLKEHQLEAGTKAAQLEELERRKRLEQQRKDHPLPIDMPPLATIVKGEVICLDSSGDEGDSIATAPPPKPAPRDDVIELSSGDEDTMNISSAEDEDEERSGTPGTEESSGSHVNDALNQRDAQGRVLVNINHPAEEDDLFLAPQLARAVKPHQIGGIRFLYDNLVESLERYKSSSGFGCILAHSMGLGKTLQVISFVDILLRYTGATTVLTIVPVNTLQNWLAEFNLWLPSPESLPPDNDPAHITPRAFKVHILNDEHKTTPARAKVVDEWSRDGGVLLMGYEMYRLLSLKKSFVTGRKRKTKKPTGPVIIDLDEEDRQQELMKGIEKALSRPGPDVVICDEGHRIKNCHASTSQALKSIRSRRRVVLTGYPLQNNLLEYWCMVDFVRPDFLGTRQEFSNMFERPILNGQCVDSTPQDMRFMRYRSHVLHSLLEGFVQRRGHDVLRTQLPNKEERVILVRLSPLQRALYKEFMNRFREAGNSGWLGLNPLKAFCVCCKIWNHPDVLYEALQKENLANEQDLDLDDLNSGAANRCSAPGLKNKTSDPANSKAGPPALTLPPLQERTNQVITYEWAKDIMSNYKTGVLENSPKMLLLFHLIDESVRKGDKILVFSQSLSTLTVIEDFLCQRAMPIKIGEQYQNWVRNMNYYRLDGSTSTSERERLINQFNDPANTMAWVFLLSTRAGCLGVNLIGANRVVVFDASWNPCHDAQAVCRVYRYGQRKPCYIYRLVCDFTLEKKIYDRQVSKQGMSDRVVDDLNPVLTFTRKEVESLLHFVEEESDQSQLEVKPSEDLESVIQQACLIYPNLITKQPFHHESLLMDRKELKLTKAEKKAAKKSYEDEKRASVPYQRPSYAHYYPASDQSLSNIPAFNQRNWRPVQRLDEKPIASVRPVQSTPIPMMPRQAGMGGHASSSTFPVNYLQKAGVYVQRIITTTDIVIPGTNSSTDVQARISAGESIHVIKGSKGTYIRTSDGRIFAIRSGKTRAGEGGGPMPRDIASSVLRSVSNGRASPPDMKRLTPDSVRHTSPSNSPDVLRELGRYTSDTNPVTTTDDLLPSDTGKPSGHEQHPQPGHAPEAHCRQLGSDVISGSASTLDVQSLKRKLMADSRGSKRVSAPAGSPGSYPGFSLSGGYGVPSIGLHQALLGALGHVTPPVLGGSNRPHFLPGQAGQTLADLHTMFPTDTLGSSHSSTGSTTTTSGTSSSSAPSSSSSSSLPPFLFNPSMANMLSGFPMSYSQSLMPDSSRMFPNTSLHQGSALSSAPTSSAATSSFLSTSSLLGAALSRPDLQPTLAENGGSSSDDDVIEVIGQ, encoded by the exons ATGTCAGACAAGGCGATCTCGGAGAGTGACCCAGAGCCCAGCCTCAACagtgaagaggaggaagaggaggatatGGGAGATGAAGGCAAAATGGAGAACGAAGCAGATGATGACGACGACGGCGATGATGACGAcgacgacgatgatgatgatgatgacaatgGCAATGATGCTGCCACTGCAG ACCAAtcagagggggtggaggtggagtatcaTTCCAGTGACTCCACCCCTGCCACGCCCCAGCAGACCTCCTCCAGGCCTCCCTCTCAGCCACAGTCCCAGGCCTCGTCCAGGTCCACCTCGCGACCTTCGACCCCTCGTGAGTCTCGGGGAGCTTCCGCAACAGGGTCAAGTCCCGAGCGCAGCACCCTCAAGAGGAAGTCCAAGAAGAAGAAAAGCTCAAAACCTTCCAAACCTGCTCACCTAAGGAGGAATATCAG GAAGCTGCTGAAGGAGCACCAACTGGAAGCAGGAACCAAAGCTGCCCAGCTGGAGGAGCTAGAGAGGAGGAAGCGCCTGGAGCAGCAGAGGAAGGACCACCCCTTACccatag ACATGCCCCCTTTGGCCACCATTGTTAAGGGGGAAGTGATCTGTCTGGACAGCAGTGGAGACGAAGGAGATTCCATAGCAACTGCACCCCCTCCAAAACCAGCACCCAGAGACG ATGTGATTGAACTGAGCTCTGGGGACGAAGACACGATGAACATCAGCAGTGCggaggacgaggacgaggaGCGTTCGGGTACGCCTGGGACGGAGGAGAGCAGCGGCTCCCACGTCAACGACGCCCTGAACCAGCGCGACGCCCAGGGCAGAGTGCTCGTCAACATCAACCACCCGGCCGAGGAGGACGACCTGTTCCTCGCACCACAGCTCGCCCGGGCTGTCAAACCACACCAG ATCGGCGGGATCCGCTTCCTGTACGATAACCTGGTGGAGTCGCTGGAGCGCTACAAGAGCAGTAGTGGCTTTGGTTGCATCCTCGCCCACAGCATGGGCCTGGGCAAGACCCTGCAGGTCATCTCCTTCGTAGACATCCTGCTACGCTACACGGGGGCCACCACCGTCCTCACCATCGTGcct GTGAACACTCTGCAGAACTGGTTAGCGGAGTTTAACCTGTGGTTGCCTTCGCCTGAGTCCCTTCCGCCCGACAACGACCCAGCCCATATTACCCCACGAGCCTTCAAAGTGCACATCctcaacgacgagcacaa GACGACCCCAGCCCGTGCAAAAGTTGTAGACGAGTGGTCGCGTGACGGTGGCGTCCTGCTGATGGGCTATGAGATGTACCGCCTGCTCTCACTCAAGAAGAGCTTCGTGACCGGCCGCAAGAGGAAGACGAAGAAGCCCACTGGCCCCGTCATCATCGACCTGGACGAGGAGGACCGGCAGCAGGAACTCATGAAAG GCATCGAGAAGGCCCTGTCGCGACCCGGTCCAGACGTGGTGATCTGCGACGAGGGCCACCGTATCAAGAACTGCCACGCGAGCACATCGCAGGCGCTGAAGAGCATCCGCTCGCGGCGTCGCGTGGTCCTGACGGGCTACCCGCTGCAGAACAACCTGCTGGAGTACTGGTGCATGGTGGACTTCGTGCGGCCCGACTTCCTGGGCACGCGGCAGGAGTTCAGCAACATGTTCGAGAGGCCCATCCTGAACGGGCAGTGTGTGGACAGCACCCCGCAGGACATGCGCTTCATGCGCTACCGCAGCCACGTCCTGCACAGCCTGCTGGAGGGCTTCGTCCAGAG GCGAGGTCATGATGTCCTGCGCACACAGCTGCCCAACAAGGAGGAGCGTGTGATCCTGGTGCGTCTGTCTCCCCTGCAGAGGGCGCTCTACAAGGAGTTCATGAACCGCTTCCGTGAGGCGGGCAACAGTGGCTGGCTGGGGCTCAACCCCCTCAAAGCGTTCTGCGTCTGCTGCAAG ATCTGGAACCATCCAGACGTCCTTTACGAAGCGCTACAGAAGGAGAACCTGGCAAATGAGCAGGATCTCGACTTGGACGACCTGAACTCTGGCGCTGCAAACCGATGTTCTGCCCCTGGCCTAAAGAACAAGACCTCTGACCCTGCCAACAGTAAGGCGGGGCCTCCTGCGTTGACCCTCCCACCATTGCAGGAACGAACCAATCAAGTCATTACATATGAATGG GCTAAGGACATTATGAGTAACTACAAGACGGGCGTTCTGGAGAACTCTCCCAAGATGCTCCTGCTATTTCACCTGATTGATGAGAGCGTCCGGAAAGGGGACAAAATCCTCGTATTCAG CCAGAGCCTGTCCACCCTCACGGTCATCGAGGACTTCCTGTGTCAGAGAGCCATGCCCATCAAGATTGGGGAGCAGTACCAGAACTGGGTCCGAAATATGAACTACTACA GACTGGATGGAAGTACATCtacctcagagagagagagactgatcaACCAGTTCAACGACCCAGCGAACACCATGGCCTGGGTGTTTCTGCTGTCCACCAG AGCGGGGTGTTTAGGGGTCAACCTCATCGGGGCGAACCGGGTCGTTGTCTTCGATGCGTCATGGAACCCGTGTCATGACGCTCAGGCGGTGTGCCGGGTGTATCGCTACGGCCAGCGCAAGCCCTGCTACATCTACCGGCTGGTGTGTGACTTCACCCTGGAGAAGAAGATCTACGATCGGCAGGTCTCCAAGCAAGGGATgtctg ACCGTGTGGTGGATGATTTGAACCCCGTTCTCACCTTCACCCGCAAGGAGGTGGAGTCTCTCCTTCACTTTGTGGAGGAGGAATCTGatcagagccagctggaggtgAAGCCCAGCGAGGACCTGGAGTCGGTCATCCAACAAGCCTGTCTGATTTATCCTAACCTCATCACCAAG CAACCTTTCCACCACGAGTCTCTGCTAATGGATCGCAAAGAGCTGAAACTGACCAAGGCGGAGAAGAAAGCCGCCAAGAAGAGCTACGAGGACGAGAAGCGTGCCTCCGTGCCCTACCAGCGCCCGTCCTACGCCCACTACTACCCGGCCAGCGACCAGAGCCTGTCCAACATACCCGCCTTCAACCAGCGCAACTG GAGACCAGTGCAGCGGTTAGATGAGAAGCCAATCGCAAGCGTGCGGCCGGTGCAGTCCACGCCCATTCCCATGATGCCCCGCCAGGCTGGCATGGGAGGCCACGCCTCCAGCTCCACGTTCCCTGTCAATTACCTGCAGAAGGCTGGAGTTTACGTACAGCGCATCATCACTaccactg ATATCGTGATCCCGGGCACGAACAGCTCCACGGACGTGCAGGCCAGGATCAGCGCAGGGGAGAGTATTCACGTCATCAAAGGATCCAAAG GTACATACATCAGGACGAGTGATGGAAGGATCTTTGCCATCCGCTCAGGAAAGACAAGAGCCGGTGAGGGAGGAGGCCCTATGCCTAGAG ACATTGCGAGTTCTGTCCTACGTTCAGTCAGCAATGGTCGAGCGTCTCCTCCAGATATGAAACGCTTGACTCCAGACAGCGTACGCCACACTTCCCCCTCCAACAGCCCGGATGTGCTCCGAGAGCTGGGTCGCTACACCTCCGACACCAACCCTGTTACCACGACTGACGACCTGCTTCCGTCGGACACTGGAAAACCCTCCGGCCACGAGCAGCACCCCCAGCCAGGCCACGCCCCCGAAGCTCACTGCAGGCAGCTCGGCAGTGATGTCATCAGCGGGTCTGCGTCCACCCTGGATGTTCAGAGTTTGAAAAGGAAACTCATGGCAGACAGTCGAGGCTCCAAACGGGTCTCTGCACCAGCCGGATCGCCTGGAAGTTACCCAGGATTCTCTCTGAGCGGAGGGTATGGAGTGCCATCCATAGGCCTGCACCAGGCTCTCCTGGGAGCTCTGGGTCACGTGACTCCTCCCGTGCTGGGCGGGTCCAATAGACCTCATTTCCTGCCGGGTCAGGCGGGGCAAACACTGGCAGACCTGCATACCATGTTTCCCACCGACACTTTaggctcctcccactcctccactgGCTCAACGACTACAACGTCCGGGACCTCGTCCTCTTCTGCgccttcatcttcatcatcatcctcactgCCACCCTTCCTATTTAACCCCAGCATGGCAAATATGCTGTCTGGGTTTCCGATGTCCTACAGTCAATCTCTTATGCCAGACTCTTCTAGAATGTTTCCCAACACCTCCCTGCACCAAGGGAGTGCTCTGTCTTCTGCCCCTACCAGCTCAGCAGCAACATCCAGCTTCCTTTCCACTTCCAGCCTGCTGGGGGCAGCACTGAGTCGGCCAGACCTGCAGCCCACTCTTGCAGAGAACGGGGGAAGCAGTTCTGATGACGACGTCATAGAGGTGATTGGGCAGTGA
- the rad54l2 gene encoding helicase ARIP4 isoform X2 — protein MSDKAISESDPEPSLNSEEEEEEDMGDEGKMENEADDDDDGDDDDDDDDDDDDNGNDAATADQSEGVEVEYHSSDSTPATPQQTSSRPPSQPQSQASSRSTSRPSTPRESRGASATGSSPERSTLKRKSKKKKSSKPSKPAHLRRNIRKLLKEHQLEAGTKAAQLEELERRKRLEQQRKDHPLPIDMPPLATIVKGEVICLDSSGDEGDSIATAPPPKPAPRDELSQTLWSSSLDVIELSSGDEDTMNISSAEDEDEERSGTPGTEESSGSHVNDALNQRDAQGRVLVNINHPAEEDDLFLAPQLARAVKPHQIGGIRFLYDNLVESLERYKSSSGFGCILAHSMGLGKTLQVISFVDILLRYTGATTVLTIVPVNTLQNWLAEFNLWLPSPESLPPDNDPAHITPRAFKVHILNDEHKTTPARAKVVDEWSRDGGVLLMGYEMYRLLSLKKSFVTGRKRKTKKPTGPVIIDLDEEDRQQELMKGIEKALSRPGPDVVICDEGHRIKNCHASTSQALKSIRSRRRVVLTGYPLQNNLLEYWCMVDFVRPDFLGTRQEFSNMFERPILNGQCVDSTPQDMRFMRYRSHVLHSLLEGFVQRRGHDVLRTQLPNKEERVILVRLSPLQRALYKEFMNRFREAGNSGWLGLNPLKAFCVCCKIWNHPDVLYEALQKENLANEQDLDLDDLNSGAANRCSAPGLKNKTSDPANSKAGPPALTLPPLQERTNQVITYEWAKDIMSNYKTGVLENSPKMLLLFHLIDESVRKGDKILVFSQSLSTLTVIEDFLCQRAMPIKIGEQYQNWVRNMNYYRLDGSTSTSERERLINQFNDPANTMAWVFLLSTRAGCLGVNLIGANRVVVFDASWNPCHDAQAVCRVYRYGQRKPCYIYRLVCDFTLEKKIYDRQVSKQGMSDRVVDDLNPVLTFTRKEVESLLHFVEEESDQSQLEVKPSEDLESVIQQACLIYPNLITKQPFHHESLLMDRKELKLTKAEKKAAKKSYEDEKRASVPYQRPSYAHYYPASDQSLSNIPAFNQRNWRPVQRLDEKPIASVRPVQSTPIPMMPRQAGMGGHASSSTFPVNYLQKAGVYVQRIITTTDIVIPGTNSSTDVQARISAGESIHVIKGSKGTYIRTSDGRIFAIRSGKTRAGEGGGPMPRDIASSVLRSVSNGRASPPDMKRLTPDSVRHTSPSNSPDVLRELGRYTSDTNPVTTTDDLLPSDTGKPSGHEQHPQPGHAPEAHCRQLGSDVISGSASTLDVQSLKRKLMADSRGSKRVSAPAGSPGSYPGFSLSGGYGVPSIGLHQALLGALGHVTPPVLGGSNRPHFLPGQAGQTLADLHTMFPTDTLGSSHSSTGSTTTTSGTSSSSAPSSSSSSSLPPFLFNPSMANMLSGFPMSYSQSLMPDSSRMFPNTSLHQGSALSSAPTSSAATSSFLSTSSLLGAALSRPDLQPTLAENGGSSSDDDVIEVIGQ, from the exons ATGTCAGACAAGGCGATCTCGGAGAGTGACCCAGAGCCCAGCCTCAACagtgaagaggaggaagaggaggatatGGGAGATGAAGGCAAAATGGAGAACGAAGCAGATGATGACGACGACGGCGATGATGACGAcgacgacgatgatgatgatgatgacaatgGCAATGATGCTGCCACTGCAG ACCAAtcagagggggtggaggtggagtatcaTTCCAGTGACTCCACCCCTGCCACGCCCCAGCAGACCTCCTCCAGGCCTCCCTCTCAGCCACAGTCCCAGGCCTCGTCCAGGTCCACCTCGCGACCTTCGACCCCTCGTGAGTCTCGGGGAGCTTCCGCAACAGGGTCAAGTCCCGAGCGCAGCACCCTCAAGAGGAAGTCCAAGAAGAAGAAAAGCTCAAAACCTTCCAAACCTGCTCACCTAAGGAGGAATATCAG GAAGCTGCTGAAGGAGCACCAACTGGAAGCAGGAACCAAAGCTGCCCAGCTGGAGGAGCTAGAGAGGAGGAAGCGCCTGGAGCAGCAGAGGAAGGACCACCCCTTACccatag ACATGCCCCCTTTGGCCACCATTGTTAAGGGGGAAGTGATCTGTCTGGACAGCAGTGGAGACGAAGGAGATTCCATAGCAACTGCACCCCCTCCAAAACCAGCACCCAGAGACG AGTTGAGCCAGACCCTGTGGTCTTCCTCACTAGATGTGATTGAACTGAGCTCTGGGGACGAAGACACGATGAACATCAGCAGTGCggaggacgaggacgaggaGCGTTCGGGTACGCCTGGGACGGAGGAGAGCAGCGGCTCCCACGTCAACGACGCCCTGAACCAGCGCGACGCCCAGGGCAGAGTGCTCGTCAACATCAACCACCCGGCCGAGGAGGACGACCTGTTCCTCGCACCACAGCTCGCCCGGGCTGTCAAACCACACCAG ATCGGCGGGATCCGCTTCCTGTACGATAACCTGGTGGAGTCGCTGGAGCGCTACAAGAGCAGTAGTGGCTTTGGTTGCATCCTCGCCCACAGCATGGGCCTGGGCAAGACCCTGCAGGTCATCTCCTTCGTAGACATCCTGCTACGCTACACGGGGGCCACCACCGTCCTCACCATCGTGcct GTGAACACTCTGCAGAACTGGTTAGCGGAGTTTAACCTGTGGTTGCCTTCGCCTGAGTCCCTTCCGCCCGACAACGACCCAGCCCATATTACCCCACGAGCCTTCAAAGTGCACATCctcaacgacgagcacaa GACGACCCCAGCCCGTGCAAAAGTTGTAGACGAGTGGTCGCGTGACGGTGGCGTCCTGCTGATGGGCTATGAGATGTACCGCCTGCTCTCACTCAAGAAGAGCTTCGTGACCGGCCGCAAGAGGAAGACGAAGAAGCCCACTGGCCCCGTCATCATCGACCTGGACGAGGAGGACCGGCAGCAGGAACTCATGAAAG GCATCGAGAAGGCCCTGTCGCGACCCGGTCCAGACGTGGTGATCTGCGACGAGGGCCACCGTATCAAGAACTGCCACGCGAGCACATCGCAGGCGCTGAAGAGCATCCGCTCGCGGCGTCGCGTGGTCCTGACGGGCTACCCGCTGCAGAACAACCTGCTGGAGTACTGGTGCATGGTGGACTTCGTGCGGCCCGACTTCCTGGGCACGCGGCAGGAGTTCAGCAACATGTTCGAGAGGCCCATCCTGAACGGGCAGTGTGTGGACAGCACCCCGCAGGACATGCGCTTCATGCGCTACCGCAGCCACGTCCTGCACAGCCTGCTGGAGGGCTTCGTCCAGAG GCGAGGTCATGATGTCCTGCGCACACAGCTGCCCAACAAGGAGGAGCGTGTGATCCTGGTGCGTCTGTCTCCCCTGCAGAGGGCGCTCTACAAGGAGTTCATGAACCGCTTCCGTGAGGCGGGCAACAGTGGCTGGCTGGGGCTCAACCCCCTCAAAGCGTTCTGCGTCTGCTGCAAG ATCTGGAACCATCCAGACGTCCTTTACGAAGCGCTACAGAAGGAGAACCTGGCAAATGAGCAGGATCTCGACTTGGACGACCTGAACTCTGGCGCTGCAAACCGATGTTCTGCCCCTGGCCTAAAGAACAAGACCTCTGACCCTGCCAACAGTAAGGCGGGGCCTCCTGCGTTGACCCTCCCACCATTGCAGGAACGAACCAATCAAGTCATTACATATGAATGG GCTAAGGACATTATGAGTAACTACAAGACGGGCGTTCTGGAGAACTCTCCCAAGATGCTCCTGCTATTTCACCTGATTGATGAGAGCGTCCGGAAAGGGGACAAAATCCTCGTATTCAG CCAGAGCCTGTCCACCCTCACGGTCATCGAGGACTTCCTGTGTCAGAGAGCCATGCCCATCAAGATTGGGGAGCAGTACCAGAACTGGGTCCGAAATATGAACTACTACA GACTGGATGGAAGTACATCtacctcagagagagagagactgatcaACCAGTTCAACGACCCAGCGAACACCATGGCCTGGGTGTTTCTGCTGTCCACCAG AGCGGGGTGTTTAGGGGTCAACCTCATCGGGGCGAACCGGGTCGTTGTCTTCGATGCGTCATGGAACCCGTGTCATGACGCTCAGGCGGTGTGCCGGGTGTATCGCTACGGCCAGCGCAAGCCCTGCTACATCTACCGGCTGGTGTGTGACTTCACCCTGGAGAAGAAGATCTACGATCGGCAGGTCTCCAAGCAAGGGATgtctg ACCGTGTGGTGGATGATTTGAACCCCGTTCTCACCTTCACCCGCAAGGAGGTGGAGTCTCTCCTTCACTTTGTGGAGGAGGAATCTGatcagagccagctggaggtgAAGCCCAGCGAGGACCTGGAGTCGGTCATCCAACAAGCCTGTCTGATTTATCCTAACCTCATCACCAAG CAACCTTTCCACCACGAGTCTCTGCTAATGGATCGCAAAGAGCTGAAACTGACCAAGGCGGAGAAGAAAGCCGCCAAGAAGAGCTACGAGGACGAGAAGCGTGCCTCCGTGCCCTACCAGCGCCCGTCCTACGCCCACTACTACCCGGCCAGCGACCAGAGCCTGTCCAACATACCCGCCTTCAACCAGCGCAACTG GAGACCAGTGCAGCGGTTAGATGAGAAGCCAATCGCAAGCGTGCGGCCGGTGCAGTCCACGCCCATTCCCATGATGCCCCGCCAGGCTGGCATGGGAGGCCACGCCTCCAGCTCCACGTTCCCTGTCAATTACCTGCAGAAGGCTGGAGTTTACGTACAGCGCATCATCACTaccactg ATATCGTGATCCCGGGCACGAACAGCTCCACGGACGTGCAGGCCAGGATCAGCGCAGGGGAGAGTATTCACGTCATCAAAGGATCCAAAG GTACATACATCAGGACGAGTGATGGAAGGATCTTTGCCATCCGCTCAGGAAAGACAAGAGCCGGTGAGGGAGGAGGCCCTATGCCTAGAG ACATTGCGAGTTCTGTCCTACGTTCAGTCAGCAATGGTCGAGCGTCTCCTCCAGATATGAAACGCTTGACTCCAGACAGCGTACGCCACACTTCCCCCTCCAACAGCCCGGATGTGCTCCGAGAGCTGGGTCGCTACACCTCCGACACCAACCCTGTTACCACGACTGACGACCTGCTTCCGTCGGACACTGGAAAACCCTCCGGCCACGAGCAGCACCCCCAGCCAGGCCACGCCCCCGAAGCTCACTGCAGGCAGCTCGGCAGTGATGTCATCAGCGGGTCTGCGTCCACCCTGGATGTTCAGAGTTTGAAAAGGAAACTCATGGCAGACAGTCGAGGCTCCAAACGGGTCTCTGCACCAGCCGGATCGCCTGGAAGTTACCCAGGATTCTCTCTGAGCGGAGGGTATGGAGTGCCATCCATAGGCCTGCACCAGGCTCTCCTGGGAGCTCTGGGTCACGTGACTCCTCCCGTGCTGGGCGGGTCCAATAGACCTCATTTCCTGCCGGGTCAGGCGGGGCAAACACTGGCAGACCTGCATACCATGTTTCCCACCGACACTTTaggctcctcccactcctccactgGCTCAACGACTACAACGTCCGGGACCTCGTCCTCTTCTGCgccttcatcttcatcatcatcctcactgCCACCCTTCCTATTTAACCCCAGCATGGCAAATATGCTGTCTGGGTTTCCGATGTCCTACAGTCAATCTCTTATGCCAGACTCTTCTAGAATGTTTCCCAACACCTCCCTGCACCAAGGGAGTGCTCTGTCTTCTGCCCCTACCAGCTCAGCAGCAACATCCAGCTTCCTTTCCACTTCCAGCCTGCTGGGGGCAGCACTGAGTCGGCCAGACCTGCAGCCCACTCTTGCAGAGAACGGGGGAAGCAGTTCTGATGACGACGTCATAGAGGTGATTGGGCAGTGA